The following are from one region of the Coffea eugenioides isolate CCC68of chromosome 2, Ceug_1.0, whole genome shotgun sequence genome:
- the LOC113761333 gene encoding putative disease resistance RPP13-like protein 1: protein MADALVAGSFLSAFLQVLFDRMATPEFVNLFRNRKADDDLLKKLKSELRTVGAVLDDAENKEIRNQYVKDWLEELHDTFYQAEDLLDRINTEALRIKVETEYQSSTSTCTSSGDKFLRRISPLGLQVEIETIVKRLEGYNKQIIPLGLQVLHSRIQSYQKFETPLVDETTFFGRDTDKERIIRMLLFEDADRDNITLIPIVGQGGLGKTTLAQMVYKDSRVTDSFPTRAWVCVSEEYDPTRITKEILRQLGICFCESDNLLSLQVKLRGGLTEKKFLLALDDVWNSNYNQWDNLRSPFKGGSRGCKIIVTTRNQNVARMMAKESSIHHLNYMQEEDCQSLFKKHAFENRDGNENAELEEIGNEIVTKCRGLPLAVKSVAGVLRSKTTPEEWKEILISEEWTQMDNPNGPLPALRLSYIHLPSHLKRCFAYCAVFPKDYQFRKEEIIQLWQANDLLGYPGENKKIKNEGEKCFHELRMRSLFDQSTDHTFSMHDLMNDLARSVFGKYCLRLEDHQQGDATISSARHFSYHPSDYDTFHKLNLWRENKNIRTFLRLRMGQDWDDTGLLSNKFLEDTLPQFMSLRVLSLSCYRNIVKLPNSYSGLTQLRFLNLSSTGIRELPEWICSFYNLQTLLLSNCEELEELPEDLGKLINLCCLDISGTPLKKMPPQMDKLENLQVLTAFVIGKDSGSTIKELGKLPMLHGKLMLSGLENVSSGRDASMANMEGKEQLDELTLEWNGAINDSQVVRDVFDNLQPHSSIKHLKIIGYGGTTFPNWLGNPSLSRLESLSLSNCENCFSLPALGQLQSLQSLEIVGMSYILDLAENFYGDISITKPFPSLKKLRIEKLPEWEKWHIPEDEVFNRLEELSLIDCPKLIRELPRQLSSLQSLEISGCDNLVHPSGRLSIFNGEIRQNFSSLCELKISALKQLKELPLQLNQLSGLEKLRVDDCGSLSPSHMSRPPASLKSLKYERFCNLELESSSGEGGGTLEDLTLTNCDFVKVKVEWLASFPMLQHLRIINSKSIEMLSVPATPAPGIGNQSGSAMPSLNFLQIFSCDDLMSFPEGGLAAPNLTDICIGNCEKLTSLPESLLPSVQTLHIYNCPEIDGFPEGGLPSSLQSLKIDNCKKLMGRRRWWGLEKLPSLTCLTIKGPYDEVQSFPEEDWLLPCTLQDLTLCHLHNLKVLNYSSLRHFTSLQRLDIRCCPGLLSLPKEGLPASLTSLGIHHCEQLGPRLEWEKGHDWTKVVHIPCLIVDHELVP from the coding sequence ATGGCTGATGCCTTAGTGGCTGGCTCATTCCTCTCCGCTTTCCTTCAAGTGCTATTTGATAGGATGGCTACGCCGGAATTCGTGAATTTGTTTCGTAATCGGAAGGCCGATGATGATCTCCTCAAGAAGCTCAAGAGTGAGTTACGCACTGTTGGAGCCGTGCTCGATGATGCAGAGAACAAGGAAATACGGAACCAATATGTCAAGGATTGGCTTGAAGAGCTTCATGATACATTTTATCAAGCAGAGGATTTACTGGACAGAATCAACACTGAAGCTCTGCGAATCAAGGTAGAAACTGAGTACCAAAGCTCAACTAGCACTTGTACATCTTCGGGTGATAAGTTTCTTAGGAGGATCTCGCCCTTGGGTTTGCAAGTGGAGATAGAAACAATAGTGAAGAGGCTGGAGGGATATAACAAACAAATTATTCCCTTGGGTTTGCAAGTTCTTCATTCCAGAATACAGTcatatcaaaaatttgaaacacCTCTGGTTGATGAGACTACTTTTTTTGGGAGAGATACTGATAAAGAGAGGATAATTCGAATGTTGCTCTTCGAGGATGCAGACAGAGACAATATCACTTTGATTCCAATAGTTGGACAGGGTGGGCTCGGTAAGACCACCTTGGCTCAAATGGTTTACAAAGATTCAAGGGTGACAGACAGTTTCCCTACCAGGGCATGGGTCTGCGTATCAGAAGAATATGATCCTACCAGGATAACAAAAGAAATCCTAAGGCAACTCGGCATTTGTTTCTGTGAGAGTGATAACTTGCTCTCCCTTCAAGTGAAGCTACGAGGTGGCCTAACTGAGAAAAAGTTCCTTCTTGCTCTGGATGATGTTTGGAATAGTAACTACAATCAGTGGGATAATTTAAGGAGCCCTTTCAAAGGTGGATCACGTGGATGTAAGATCATTGTTACAACACGGAATCAGAATGTTGCAAGGATGATGGCCAAAGAAAGTTCAATTCATCATTTGAATTACATGCAAGAGGAAGATTGCCAGTCATTATTTAAGAAACATGCATTTGAAAATAGAGATGGCAATGAAAATGCAGAACTTGAAGAAATAGGAAACGAAATTGTGACGAAGTGTCGAGGGTTGCCGTTGGCTGTGAAATCAGTTGCAGGTGTTTTGCGTTCCAAAACTACCCCCGAAGAATGGAAAGAGATTTTAATAAGTGAAGAGTGGACTCAAATGGATAATCCAAATGGCCCCCTGCCGGCATTGAGATTAAGCTATATTCATCTTCCTTCCCATCTTAAAAGGTGCTTTGCTTATTGTGCTGTGTTCCCTAAAGATTACCAGTTTAGAAAGGAGGAAATTATTCAGTTATGGCAAGCTAATGATCTTTTAGGGTATCctggagaaaataaaaaaataaaaaacgaGGGTGAAAAGTGTTTTCATGAACTGAGAATGAGGTCATTATTTGATCAGTCAACTGACCATACTTTCTCCATGCATGACCTTATGAACGATTTGGCTAGGTCTGTTTTTGGGAAATATTGCCTTAGGTTGGAAGATCATCAGCAAGGCGATGCTACAATATCTAGTGCAAGACATTTTTCATACCATCCTAGTGATTATGACACATTTCATAAGCTTAATCTCTGGAGGGAGAATAAGAATATAAGAACATTCTTGCGATTGAGAATGGGTCAAGATTGGGATGATACGGGTTTACTGAGTAACAAATTCTTAGAGGATACCTTGCCCCAGTTCATGTCTTTAAGGGTTCTATCTTTGTCTTGTTATCGTAATATTGTTAAGTTACCAAACTCTTATAGTGGTTTGACACAACTTCGATTTCTGAATCTCTCTTCAACAGGAATAAGGGAGCTACCAGAGTGGATATGTAGCTTCTATAATCTACAAACTTTGTTGTTGTCAAACTGtgaagaacttgaagagttgCCGGAAGATCTGGGAAAGTTAATTAACTTATGTTGCCTGGATATTAGTGGAACTCCATTGAAGAAAATGCCACCACAAATGGATAAACTAGAAAATCTTCAAGTCTTGACTGCTTTTGTCATAGGCAAGGACAGTGGTTCGACAATTAAGGAGTTGGGCAAGCTTCCTATGCTACATGGTAAGCTAATGCTCTCTGGGCTGGAAAATGTTTCCAGTGGTAGGGATGCATCCATGGCGAACATGGAAGGTAAGGAACAACTTGACGAGTTAACTTTGGAGTGGAATGGTGCTATCAATGATTCACAAGTTGTGAGAGATGTGTTTGATAATTTACAACCTCATTCAAGcataaagcatctcaagatcaTAGGGTATGGCGGGACAACATTTCCAAATTGGCTAGGCAATCCTTCACTAAGTCGTTTGGAATCGCTGAGTCTTTCTAATTGTGAAAATTGTTTCTCCTTGCCTGCACTTGGGCAGCTACAGTCCTTGCAATCACTTGAAATTGTTGGAATGAGTTATATATTAGATTTGGCAGAGAATTTTTATGGAGACATCAGTATAACCAAACCATTCCCATCTCTGAAAAAGTTGAGAATAGAGAAATTGCCAGAGTGGGAGAAATGGCACATACCAGAAGATGAAGTCTTCAATAGACTTGAAGAGCTCAGTCTAATTGATTGTCCCAAATTGATTAGAGAACTTCCCCGACAACTTTCATCACTGCAAAGCCTTGAGATATCTGGCTGCGACAATCTGGTGCATCCCAGTGGGCGATTGAGCATCTTCAATGGAGAAATTCGACAAAATTTTTCATCTCTTTGTGAATTGAAGATTTCAGCGCTAAAACAATTGAAAGAGTTGCCCCTACAGCTCAACCAATTATCCGGACTTGAGAAATTGAGAGTTGATGATTGTGGGTCTCTCTCACCCTCACACATGAGTAGACCACCTGCCTCACTTAAATCACTCAAGTACGAGAGGTTTTGCAATTTGGAATTGGAGAGTTCAAGCGGGGAGGGTGGTGGGACCTTGGAGGATTTGACATTAACAAATTGTGACTTTGTCAAAGTCAAAGTCGAGTGGCTTGCCTCTTTTCCCATGCTACAACATCTTCGTATTATAAACAGCAAGAGTATTGAGATGCTTTCAGTTCCTGCTACACCCGCACCTGGGATTGGGAATCAGAGTGGTAGTGCGATGCCGTCACTCAATTTTTTACAGATCTTCAGCTGCGATGATCTAATGTCTTTTCCAGAGGGAGGATTGGCAGCCCCCAATCTAACGGATATTTGCATCGGCAATTGCGAGAAGCTCACGTCGCTACCGGAATCCCTCCTCCCATCTGTTCAAACTCTGCACATATACAATTGTCCAGAAATTGATGGCTTCCCAGAAGGGGGTTTGCCCTCCAGCCTACAATCCCTTAAAATCGACAATTGCAAAAAACTCATGGGTCGCAGAAGATGGTGGGGTTTGGAGAAACTCCCCTCTCTCACGTGCTTGACAATTAAGGGTCCCTATGATGAAGTACAGTCGTTTCCAGAGGAGGACTGGTTGCTGCCTTGCACGCTTCAAGATCTCACGTTGTGCCATCTTCATAATCTGAAAGTGCTAAACTATTCGAGTCTTCGACACTTCACCTCTCTTCAACGGCTAGACATCCGCTGCTGCCCTGGACTCCTATCCCTACCAAAAGAGGGACTACCTGCCTCTCTTACCTCACTAGGAATCCACCACTGCGAACAATTGGGACCCAGGTTAGAATGGGAGAAAGGACACGACTGGACCAAGGTTGTCCACATCCCCTGCCTCATAGTCGATCATGAGCTAGTTCCTTAA